Proteins encoded within one genomic window of Mycolicibacterium monacense:
- a CDS encoding ABC transporter permease, whose protein sequence is MLRAEQIKLRTTRSPLWTLFAVVVVSLGFAVIQASVGSTAVPLAPERAAIGVAGFAVPVLMVLSALTVTGEYRTGMIRTTFLAMPGRTRVLAAKAVVTAVFSGICAVIMVLASALAVRLVGTPAQGAELSFTEFAVWRTAGAIGLYAVLGAVLAVGLGTLIRHSAGVIAILLLLPFVIEPLLGSIPRVGARVGPLMPFANVNTFTEVEWVQTFSMWWGPLGALLYFTGVVAVVFVAAAVDINRRDP, encoded by the coding sequence ATGCTGCGCGCCGAGCAGATCAAACTGCGCACCACCCGCTCACCACTGTGGACCCTGTTCGCCGTCGTCGTGGTGAGTTTGGGCTTCGCGGTGATCCAGGCGTCGGTCGGCAGCACCGCGGTGCCGCTGGCGCCGGAGCGCGCGGCGATCGGCGTGGCGGGCTTCGCGGTTCCCGTCCTGATGGTGCTCTCGGCGCTGACCGTCACCGGCGAGTACCGCACCGGCATGATCCGAACCACCTTCCTCGCCATGCCGGGGCGTACCCGGGTGCTCGCCGCGAAGGCCGTTGTGACCGCGGTGTTCTCAGGTATCTGCGCGGTGATCATGGTGCTGGCGTCGGCGCTGGCTGTCCGCCTGGTGGGCACCCCGGCACAGGGTGCGGAGTTGTCGTTCACCGAGTTCGCTGTGTGGCGGACGGCAGGGGCGATCGGCCTGTACGCGGTGCTGGGCGCGGTGCTCGCCGTCGGTCTGGGGACTTTGATCCGGCACAGCGCCGGCGTCATCGCCATCCTGCTCCTGCTGCCGTTCGTCATCGAGCCGCTCCTCGGGTCGATTCCTCGAGTGGGTGCGCGGGTCGGACCGTTGATGCCGTTCGCCAACGTCAACACCTTCACCGAGGTGGAGTGGGTGCAGACGTTCTCCATGTGGTGGGGACCGCTGGGCGCGCTGCTGTACTTCACCGGCGTGGTGGCCGTCGTGTTCGTCGCCGCCGCCGTCGACATCAACCGCCGCGACCCCTAG
- the thiO gene encoding glycine oxidase ThiO, with the protein MPPDSTLAVIGGGVIGLSVARRAALDGWSVRVHRSPAKGASWVAGGMLAPHSEGWPGEHELLRIGLDSLRLWHGGFLEGLPDEVVTARESLVVAVDRADAADLKTVGEWLAVQGHPVTFTTAARDIEPLLAQGIRHGFVADTELAVDNRAVVDALEAHCTRLGVRWAPPVDDLAAVDDVDLRVLANGVDAPTLWPGLPIRPVKGEVLRLRWRRGCMPAPRRVVRARVHGRQVYLVPRADGVVVGATQYEHGRDTAPAVTGVRDLLDDACTVMPALGEYEFAECAAGLRPMTPDGLPLVEWLDERTLVAAGHGRNGFLLAPWTAERVSAELQTTQGART; encoded by the coding sequence ATGCCACCGGACAGCACCCTCGCCGTCATCGGCGGCGGGGTCATCGGCCTGTCGGTCGCGCGCCGCGCCGCGCTCGACGGTTGGTCGGTGCGGGTGCACCGCAGCCCCGCCAAGGGCGCGTCATGGGTGGCAGGCGGGATGCTCGCCCCGCACAGCGAGGGCTGGCCGGGGGAACACGAACTGCTGCGCATCGGGCTGGATTCGCTGCGGCTGTGGCATGGCGGCTTCCTCGAGGGACTGCCCGACGAGGTGGTGACCGCCCGGGAGTCACTGGTGGTGGCCGTGGACCGGGCCGACGCCGCCGATCTCAAGACCGTCGGTGAATGGCTGGCCGTCCAGGGCCACCCGGTCACGTTCACGACGGCGGCCCGTGACATCGAACCGCTGCTGGCGCAGGGCATCCGGCACGGGTTCGTCGCCGACACCGAACTGGCCGTCGACAACCGCGCCGTCGTGGATGCGTTGGAGGCGCACTGCACCCGGCTCGGGGTGCGGTGGGCGCCGCCGGTCGACGATCTGGCTGCCGTCGACGACGTGGACCTGCGGGTGCTCGCCAACGGCGTCGACGCACCGACGTTGTGGCCCGGGCTGCCGATCCGCCCGGTGAAAGGGGAGGTGCTGCGCCTGCGTTGGCGGCGCGGGTGTATGCCTGCCCCGCGCCGGGTGGTTCGCGCCCGCGTCCACGGCAGGCAGGTGTATCTGGTGCCGCGCGCCGATGGCGTGGTCGTCGGCGCGACCCAGTACGAACACGGACGCGACACAGCACCCGCGGTGACCGGGGTTCGCGATCTGCTCGACGACGCGTGCACGGTCATGCCGGCACTGGGGGAATACGAGTTCGCCGAATGCGCGGCGGGGCTGCGGCCGATGACGCCCGACGGGTTGCCTCTTGTCGAGTGGCTCGACGAGCGCACACTGGTGGCTGCAGGGCACGGCCGCAACGGCTTCCTGCTCGCGCCGTGGACCGCCGAGCGGGTCTCCGCCGAACTGCAGACGACACAGGGAGCCAGGACATGA
- the glnX gene encoding protein kinase G-activating protein GlnX — protein sequence MTVELAHPSTEPLASRSPTTPAHPRWFFLWTTPGRILTIGIVLAALAIASAFATSTTINDRQRALTTVLNHTEPLSFAAGELYSRLSVADAAAATAFIAGTEPRDVRQRYEQAITDAAVALTRASSGLTDEELVQLLGRINAELAVYTGLVETARTNNRAGNPVGSSYLSEASSLMQTKILPDAERLYERTSAQVDQETGASTRIPAPVILVVLATLLFGLFANRWLARRTRRRVNIGFVAGGLAVLIMVLWVGTALTISTTDSRSARGAGAESLKTITTLAITAQQARADETLALIRRGDEEVRKQSYYQRIDGMQKKLADYLAREDAIDSTDLVAAEDLLARWRAADDRINAYIAVGNYQAATQVALGTGEDDSTPAFDKLNDALTKAIEQSRSQLRNDILNARRVLSGATAGAAALSVIAAVAVALGLWPRLSEYR from the coding sequence GTGACTGTGGAGTTGGCGCATCCCTCGACCGAGCCGCTGGCGTCCCGGTCGCCGACCACTCCCGCCCATCCGCGCTGGTTCTTCCTGTGGACCACGCCGGGCCGCATTCTGACCATCGGCATCGTGCTCGCCGCTCTCGCGATCGCCAGCGCCTTCGCCACATCGACGACGATCAACGACCGCCAGCGGGCGCTCACCACCGTCCTCAACCACACCGAACCCCTGTCGTTCGCCGCCGGTGAGTTGTACAGCCGGCTCTCGGTCGCCGATGCCGCCGCCGCGACGGCGTTCATCGCCGGCACCGAACCGCGCGACGTGCGCCAGCGCTATGAACAGGCGATCACCGACGCCGCGGTCGCTCTGACGCGGGCCTCGAGTGGGCTGACCGACGAGGAGCTGGTTCAGTTGCTCGGCCGGATCAACGCCGAACTCGCGGTGTACACCGGACTGGTGGAGACGGCGCGGACCAACAACCGGGCGGGCAACCCGGTCGGCTCGTCCTACCTGTCCGAGGCGTCGTCGCTGATGCAGACCAAGATCCTGCCCGACGCCGAGCGGCTCTACGAGCGCACCTCGGCGCAGGTCGATCAGGAGACCGGCGCATCCACCCGCATCCCGGCGCCGGTCATCCTCGTGGTGCTCGCGACGCTGCTGTTCGGTCTGTTCGCCAACCGCTGGCTGGCCCGGCGCACCCGGCGGCGGGTGAACATCGGCTTCGTCGCGGGCGGTCTGGCGGTGTTGATCATGGTGTTGTGGGTCGGTACCGCGCTGACGATCTCGACCACCGACAGCCGCAGCGCCAGGGGCGCAGGCGCCGAATCGCTCAAGACGATCACCACCCTGGCCATCACCGCGCAGCAGGCCCGCGCCGACGAGACGCTCGCGCTGATCCGCCGCGGCGACGAGGAGGTCCGCAAACAGTCCTACTACCAGCGAATCGACGGTATGCAGAAGAAGCTGGCGGACTACCTCGCGCGGGAGGACGCGATCGACAGCACCGACCTGGTCGCCGCCGAGGACCTGCTGGCCCGGTGGCGGGCGGCCGACGACCGCATCAACGCCTACATCGCGGTCGGCAACTACCAGGCCGCCACCCAGGTCGCGCTCGGCACAGGCGAGGACGATTCCACCCCGGCGTTCGACAAGCTCAACGATGCGCTGACCAAGGCGATCGAGCAGAGCCGGAGCCAGCTGCGCAACGACATCCTCAACGCCCGGCGGGTGCTGTCGGGTGCGACGGCGGGCGCCGCGGCGCTCAGCGTGATCGCGGCGGTGGCGGTGGCGCTGGGCTTGTGGCCACGACTGAGTGAGTACCGGTGA
- a CDS encoding SGNH/GDSL hydrolase family protein: MTRYVALGSSMAAGPGIRPPADGAPFRAGRSARNYAHLVAERLGLDLTDVTYSGATTANILDEPQHGTPPQFLALDGTETLVTVTIGGNDVGYVPMLMAAGLPRVVRWLPPVSTLFDPTARDRALVEVGESLHRVARTVRARAPRARVLFVDYLTLLPPPGEPVAPLSDADAALGRRIADTLERLTGRAAADTGCGWIRAAQASRAHHAWSSEPWTTGPGLPWPGRPAPLHPNAAGMRAVADLIVDAVESRDD, encoded by the coding sequence GTGACGCGCTATGTGGCGCTCGGTTCGTCCATGGCGGCGGGGCCGGGCATCCGGCCTCCGGCCGACGGCGCGCCGTTCCGCGCGGGTCGGTCGGCGCGCAACTACGCGCATCTGGTGGCCGAACGCCTCGGCCTCGATCTGACCGACGTCACGTACTCGGGGGCCACCACCGCCAACATTCTCGACGAACCCCAGCACGGCACACCGCCGCAGTTCCTGGCGCTCGACGGCACCGAGACGCTGGTGACGGTGACGATCGGCGGCAACGACGTCGGCTACGTGCCGATGCTGATGGCCGCGGGGCTCCCGCGGGTGGTCCGCTGGCTGCCGCCGGTGTCGACACTGTTCGACCCCACCGCCCGCGACCGCGCACTGGTCGAGGTCGGGGAATCGCTGCACCGCGTCGCTCGCACGGTACGGGCGCGCGCGCCGCGGGCGCGGGTGCTGTTCGTCGACTACCTGACCTTGCTGCCGCCACCGGGCGAGCCGGTCGCCCCGCTGTCGGACGCCGATGCGGCGCTGGGCCGGCGGATCGCCGACACGCTCGAGCGGTTGACCGGCCGGGCCGCCGCCGACACGGGGTGCGGTTGGATCCGGGCCGCGCAGGCCAGCCGCGCGCACCACGCGTGGTCGTCCGAACCGTGGACGACCGGCCCGGGTCTGCCGTGGCCGGGCCGGCCTGCGCCCCTGCACCCCAACGCCGCCGGTATGCGCGCGGTGGCGGATCTGATCGTCGACGCGGTGGAGTCCCGCGATGATTGA
- the thiS gene encoding sulfur carrier protein ThiS, translating to MKIVVNNEDVHLDEQTTVAQLVARMGFPEKGIAVAVDWSVLPRTEWETPLRDGARVEVVTAVQGG from the coding sequence ATGAAGATCGTGGTGAACAACGAAGACGTCCACCTCGACGAGCAGACCACGGTCGCGCAGCTGGTGGCTCGAATGGGGTTCCCGGAGAAGGGGATCGCCGTGGCGGTGGACTGGTCGGTGCTGCCGAGGACGGAGTGGGAGACCCCGCTGCGCGACGGCGCCCGCGTCGAAGTGGTGACGGCGGTGCAGGGTGGCTGA
- a CDS encoding ABC transporter ATP-binding protein: MIELTGLTKRFGRVRAVDDLTCTVEPGVVTGFLGPNGAGKSTTMRMILGLDRPSAGTATVMGRPYREHRHPLRTVGALLDARQVHPNRTARSHLRWIAASNRLPDKRVDEVLGMVGLADVAGKPAGAFSLGMSQRLGIAAALLGDPQVLLFDEPVNGLDPEGIRWIRTLMRDLAGEGRTVFVSSHLLAEMAQTADRLLVIGRGRLIAATTVGDFVNRAGLDTVRVRTPDRDRLCDALTAAGLSTTVEDSAVLVHGASTEQVGELAARTGATLHELSIQRASLEEAYMALTDEAVDFRARR; encoded by the coding sequence ATGATTGAGCTGACCGGCCTGACCAAGAGATTCGGCCGGGTCCGTGCCGTCGACGACCTCACGTGCACGGTCGAACCGGGCGTCGTCACCGGATTCCTCGGCCCCAACGGTGCGGGCAAGTCGACCACCATGCGGATGATCCTCGGGCTGGACCGGCCGAGCGCGGGCACCGCCACCGTGATGGGTAGGCCGTACCGCGAGCACAGGCACCCCCTGCGAACGGTGGGCGCGCTGCTCGACGCGCGGCAGGTTCACCCGAACCGCACCGCACGTTCGCATCTGCGGTGGATCGCCGCCAGTAACAGATTGCCGGACAAGCGCGTCGACGAAGTCCTCGGCATGGTCGGTCTGGCCGATGTCGCGGGTAAGCCTGCGGGTGCGTTCTCGCTGGGGATGTCCCAGCGCCTGGGGATCGCGGCCGCGCTGCTCGGCGACCCGCAGGTGTTGCTGTTCGACGAACCGGTCAACGGTCTTGACCCGGAAGGGATTCGGTGGATCCGCACACTGATGCGCGACCTCGCCGGCGAGGGCCGCACCGTGTTCGTGTCCAGCCATCTGCTCGCCGAGATGGCCCAGACCGCGGACCGGTTGCTGGTGATCGGACGCGGCAGGCTGATCGCGGCGACCACTGTCGGCGATTTCGTCAACCGCGCCGGCCTGGACACCGTCCGGGTGCGGACACCGGACCGCGACCGGTTGTGCGACGCGTTGACCGCCGCGGGACTGTCGACGACTGTCGAGGATTCCGCCGTGCTGGTGCACGGCGCATCCACCGAGCAGGTGGGTGAACTGGCCGCGCGGACCGGAGCGACGTTGCACGAGTTGAGCATTCAACGCGCCTCGCTGGAGGAGGCCTACATGGCGCTGACCGACGAAGCCGTCGACTTCCGGGCGCGACGCTGA
- a CDS encoding YhgE/Pip domain-containing protein, producing MGKHSLQPPKNVSPPAKSDATSAASAVRRTLTALCAGGMALSVTAYSQVPRSPEVQLLSTPGAGMVPLAPVGGDAGENEGDDGSDGSPGSEGGSSATSDGESPSADEPDAGSRIGTRGLLDLGGGGGLDLGNLDISDLVDGVLDTVDDTVDGVTDTLDTTVDGLDDALDLTDATDLTDLTDVVDTAADGLGDAVDSTLDAASDADGVSDVLDTAVDGVLDTVDGAADSLDLTDVVDGTDLTDTVDVTVDGLGDAVDSTLDAASDADGVSDVLDTAVDGVLDTVDGAADSLDLTDVVDGTDLTDTVDVTVDGLGDTVDSTLDAASDADGVSDVLDTAVDGVLDTVDGAADSLDLTDVVDGTDLTDTVDVTVDGLGDTVDSTLDAASDADGVSDVLDTAVDGVLDTVDGAADSLDLTDVVDGTDLTDTVDVTADGLGDAVDSTLDAVDSTLDFSDGSDSTDAVDATNPSDRPTPNPIARFFKFLSDLFWRVVHFFEDLVSRFVDVLFGGGPVGRDGWWEL from the coding sequence ATGGGTAAGCACTCGCTGCAACCGCCGAAGAATGTCTCTCCTCCAGCCAAGTCGGACGCTACGAGTGCGGCGTCGGCGGTACGGCGAACACTGACCGCGCTCTGCGCCGGCGGAATGGCGCTGTCGGTGACCGCCTATTCGCAGGTGCCCCGATCTCCAGAGGTTCAGTTACTTTCCACACCCGGCGCTGGAATGGTCCCGCTCGCGCCAGTGGGTGGGGACGCCGGTGAGAACGAGGGTGACGACGGGTCCGATGGCTCGCCCGGCTCGGAGGGTGGTTCGTCCGCTACGTCGGACGGCGAGTCGCCGTCGGCGGACGAGCCGGACGCCGGGTCTCGGATCGGCACAAGAGGATTGCTGGATCTCGGAGGCGGCGGAGGGCTGGACCTCGGCAATCTCGATATCAGCGACCTCGTCGACGGCGTGCTCGACACCGTTGACGACACGGTCGACGGCGTGACCGACACCCTCGACACCACGGTAGACGGCCTGGATGACGCGCTCGATCTCACGGACGCGACGGATCTCACTGACCTGACCGACGTGGTCGATACGGCTGCCGACGGGCTGGGTGATGCAGTCGACTCCACGCTGGATGCGGCCTCGGATGCTGACGGGGTGAGTGATGTCCTCGACACCGCGGTTGATGGGGTGCTCGACACGGTCGACGGTGCCGCTGACAGTCTGGATCTGACCGACGTGGTCGACGGCACTGATCTCACCGACACGGTGGACGTGACGGTCGACGGTCTCGGCGACGCGGTCGATTCCACGCTGGATGCGGCCTCGGATGCTGACGGGGTGAGTGATGTCCTCGACACCGCGGTTGATGGGGTGCTCGACACGGTCGACGGTGCCGCTGACAGTCTGGATCTGACCGACGTGGTCGACGGCACTGATCTCACCGACACGGTGGACGTGACGGTCGACGGTCTCGGCGACACGGTCGATTCCACGCTGGATGCGGCCTCGGATGCTGACGGGGTGAGTGATGTCCTCGACACCGCGGTTGATGGGGTGCTCGACACGGTCGACGGTGCCGCTGACAGTCTGGATCTGACCGACGTGGTCGACGGCACTGATCTCACCGACACGGTGGACGTGACGGTCGACGGTCTCGGCGACACGGTCGATTCCACGCTGGATGCGGCCTCGGATGCTGACGGGGTGAGTGATGTCCTCGACACCGCGGTTGATGGGGTGCTCGACACGGTCGACGGTGCCGCTGACAGTCTGGATCTGACCGACGTGGTCGACGGCACTGATCTCACCGACACGGTGGACGTGACGGCCGACGGCCTCGGCGACGCAGTCGATTCCACGCTGGATGCCGTGGATTCCACACTCGATTTCAGCGACGGCTCAGATTCCACCGACGCGGTCGACGCTACGAACCCATCTGATCGACCGACCCCCAATCCGATCGCTCGTTTCTTCAAGTTCCTCTCCGATCTCTTCTGGCGGGTCGTGCACTTCTTCGAAGATCTCGTCTCCCGGTTCGTCGATGTCCTCTTCGGTGGTGGCCCGGTGGGGCGGGACGGTTGGTGGGAGCTGTAA
- a CDS encoding HTTM domain-containing protein yields the protein MTADLWSRLRQTGGDSARAWRRFWFSYDSAYPLGFIRIAFGVLMMVWTVSLYPGLHDRFGTDGVVPRPPTADFTWSVFRVFPDDDAVFAGWVLLLVASIALTVGWHSRLAAVLVFVMVVSFERRNPFVMNAGDVLLRVEALFIALAASGAALSLDQRRRTGSFWTAEQRRIWPVRLMQIQVSVIYVSTVVAKLHGETWQDGTAVSYSLRQNDLLFFTTPRWITDNLLVSNVLSWSTLLIELSIGLLVWNRRCRPWVLAAGVVLHLSIFVSMSIGLFSLAMFVLYLAFLPSGRAEALGNRLAQRSAARCGRHSGRHSRQRSADMTRDLARSGG from the coding sequence GTGACGGCCGACCTGTGGTCGCGTCTGCGGCAAACCGGTGGCGACTCGGCGCGGGCCTGGCGCCGATTCTGGTTCAGCTACGACTCGGCCTATCCGCTCGGCTTCATCCGAATCGCTTTCGGGGTCCTGATGATGGTCTGGACGGTGTCGCTCTACCCCGGGTTGCACGACCGTTTCGGCACCGACGGCGTCGTCCCGCGTCCTCCTACCGCGGACTTCACCTGGAGTGTCTTCCGGGTGTTCCCGGACGACGACGCGGTCTTCGCCGGATGGGTACTGCTGCTGGTGGCCTCGATCGCCCTGACCGTCGGTTGGCACAGCAGGCTGGCGGCGGTCCTGGTCTTCGTCATGGTCGTGTCCTTCGAGCGCCGCAACCCGTTCGTGATGAACGCCGGTGACGTGCTGTTGAGGGTCGAGGCCCTGTTCATCGCCCTCGCAGCCTCCGGTGCCGCGCTGTCGCTCGACCAGCGTAGGCGGACCGGTTCGTTCTGGACGGCGGAACAACGACGGATTTGGCCCGTCCGACTCATGCAGATCCAGGTGTCGGTCATCTACGTGTCGACAGTCGTCGCCAAACTCCACGGTGAAACCTGGCAGGACGGAACCGCCGTGTCGTATTCGCTGCGGCAGAACGACTTACTGTTTTTCACCACTCCCCGGTGGATCACCGACAACCTGCTCGTCTCGAACGTGCTGAGCTGGTCGACTCTGCTCATCGAACTGTCCATCGGGCTGTTGGTGTGGAACCGCCGCTGCCGGCCGTGGGTGTTGGCCGCCGGGGTGGTCCTCCATCTGAGCATCTTCGTCAGCATGTCGATCGGGTTGTTCAGCCTGGCCATGTTCGTCCTGTACCTGGCGTTCCTGCCCAGCGGACGCGCGGAGGCGCTCGGCAACCGACTCGCCCAGCGGAGCGCCGCCCGCTGTGGCAGGCACAGCGGGCGCCACTCGAGGCAACGGTCAGCGGACATGACCCGCGACCTCGCGCGAAGCGGCGGTTGA
- a CDS encoding NUDIX hydrolase, with product MRGDGDGWVFSEGGGRYWGRHGAAGLLLRAPQSDGSAAVLLQHRAPWSHQGGTWGLPGGARDSHETPEQAAVREAHEEAGLSVEQLTVRTTVVTAEVVGSGGASWTYTTVIADAPALLHTVPNRESAELRWVAEEDVDSLPLHPGFAASWDRLRTVTAAFPLLVSD from the coding sequence GTGCGTGGCGACGGTGACGGCTGGGTGTTCTCCGAGGGCGGCGGCCGCTACTGGGGCAGGCACGGTGCCGCCGGCCTGCTGCTGCGTGCACCGCAGTCCGACGGTTCGGCCGCAGTGTTGTTGCAGCACCGCGCGCCCTGGAGCCATCAGGGCGGGACGTGGGGCCTGCCGGGCGGCGCCCGCGACAGCCACGAGACACCCGAACAGGCCGCCGTACGCGAGGCGCACGAGGAAGCGGGGCTCTCGGTCGAGCAGCTGACCGTGCGGACCACGGTGGTCACCGCCGAGGTCGTCGGCTCCGGTGGCGCGTCGTGGACCTACACCACGGTGATCGCCGACGCGCCCGCACTGCTGCACACCGTGCCCAACCGGGAGAGCGCCGAACTGCGCTGGGTCGCCGAGGAGGACGTCGACTCCCTGCCGCTGCACCCGGGTTTCGCCGCCAGCTGGGACCGACTGCGGACCGTCACCGCGGCTTTTCCGCTGCTGGTCAGCGACTGA
- a CDS encoding glutamate ABC transporter substrate-binding protein: protein MKRLLALLSATVLVLAGCGQAASVVPTPGVTLAPPTPAGMEELPPEQARLPIPETDDCNRRASLRPFPTRAEADAAVAYIRERGRLIVGLDIGSNLFSFRDPITGDITGFDVDIAGEIARDIFGSPAQVDYRILSSADRIVALQNNQVDVVVKTMTITCERKKKVGFSTVYLNADQRILAPRDSAITRAADLSGRRVCVVKGTTSLRRVQQISPPPIIVSTVTWADCLVALQQRQVDAVSTDDAILAGLVAQDPYLHIVGPSMNQEPYGIGVNLENTGLVRFVNGTLQRIRNDGTWYALYRKWLTVLGPAPAPPVARYVD from the coding sequence ATGAAGAGGCTGCTCGCGTTGCTCAGTGCCACGGTTCTGGTGCTGGCGGGTTGTGGCCAGGCGGCGTCGGTGGTGCCGACACCCGGGGTGACGCTCGCGCCGCCCACCCCGGCGGGGATGGAGGAACTTCCACCCGAACAGGCGCGGCTGCCGATACCCGAGACCGACGACTGCAACCGCCGGGCGAGCCTGCGGCCCTTCCCCACCCGCGCCGAGGCCGACGCCGCGGTGGCGTACATCCGCGAACGCGGCAGGCTCATCGTCGGACTGGACATCGGCAGCAATCTGTTCTCCTTCCGCGATCCGATCACCGGCGACATCACCGGGTTCGACGTCGACATCGCCGGTGAGATCGCCCGGGACATCTTCGGCAGCCCCGCCCAGGTGGACTACCGGATCCTGTCGTCGGCCGACCGGATCGTCGCGCTGCAGAACAATCAGGTGGACGTCGTCGTGAAGACCATGACGATCACGTGTGAGCGCAAGAAGAAGGTCGGCTTCTCCACGGTGTACCTCAACGCCGACCAGCGGATCCTGGCGCCACGGGATTCGGCGATCACGCGGGCCGCGGACCTGTCGGGCCGTCGGGTGTGTGTGGTGAAGGGGACGACGTCGCTGCGGCGGGTCCAGCAGATCAGCCCCCCGCCGATCATCGTGTCCACCGTGACGTGGGCGGACTGCCTGGTGGCGTTGCAGCAGCGGCAGGTCGACGCGGTCAGCACCGACGACGCGATCCTGGCGGGGCTCGTGGCGCAGGACCCCTATCTGCACATCGTCGGGCCGAGTATGAACCAGGAGCCCTACGGGATCGGGGTGAACCTGGAGAACACCGGGTTGGTGCGGTTCGTCAACGGGACGCTGCAGCGCATCCGCAACGACGGCACCTGGTATGCGCTGTACCGCAAGTGGTTGACGGTGCTGGGTCCCGCACCCGCACCGCCGGTGGCGAGGTACGTGGACTGA
- the thiE gene encoding thiamine phosphate synthase, with translation MREPLDPLGPALAQASLYLCTDARRERGDLAEFADAALAGGVDLIQLRDKGSAGERRFGPLEAREELAALEILAEAARRHGALLAVNDRADIALAAGADVLHLGQDDLPLPVARRIIGPRPLIGRSTHDSAQVAAAVAEEVDYFCVGPCWPTPTKPGREAPGLGLVREAASRATEKPWFAIGGIDEARLPEVLDAGARRIVVVRAITAADDPKAAARRLKDALVSR, from the coding sequence GTGCGTGAACCCCTCGACCCGCTCGGCCCAGCCCTTGCGCAAGCCTCGCTGTACCTGTGCACAGACGCCCGCCGCGAACGCGGCGACCTCGCCGAATTCGCCGACGCGGCGCTCGCGGGCGGCGTCGACCTGATCCAGCTGCGGGACAAGGGGTCGGCAGGCGAACGACGGTTCGGCCCACTCGAGGCGCGCGAGGAACTGGCCGCGCTCGAAATCCTCGCCGAAGCCGCCCGCCGCCACGGCGCACTGTTGGCGGTCAACGACCGCGCCGATATCGCGCTGGCCGCCGGCGCCGACGTCCTGCACCTCGGTCAGGACGACCTGCCGCTGCCCGTGGCCCGCCGGATCATCGGTCCACGCCCGCTGATCGGGCGGTCCACCCACGACAGCGCCCAGGTCGCCGCGGCAGTGGCCGAGGAGGTCGACTACTTCTGCGTCGGGCCGTGCTGGCCGACGCCGACCAAACCCGGACGCGAGGCCCCCGGGCTCGGCCTGGTTCGCGAGGCCGCTTCGCGGGCAACAGAGAAACCGTGGTTCGCCATCGGCGGTATCGACGAGGCGCGGCTGCCCGAGGTGCTCGACGCCGGCGCCCGCCGCATCGTCGTGGTCCGCGCGATCACGGCGGCCGACGATCCGAAGGCGGCGGCTCGCCGGCTGAAGGATGCGCTCGTCAGTCGCTGA
- the thiG gene encoding thiazole synthase (functions in thiamine (vitamin B1) biosynthesis; in Bacillus subtilis this enzyme catalyzes the formation of thiazole from dehydroxyglycine and 1-deoxy-D-xylulose-5-phosphate and ThiS-thiocarboxylate) produces the protein MAEAAKLTIAGREFGSRLILGTGGAANLAVLEQALMASGTELTTVAMRRVDAETGTGVLELLNRLGISPLPNTAGCRGAAEAVLTAQLGREALGTDWVKLEVIADERTLLPDAVELVRAAEQLVDDGFTVLPYTNDDPVLARRLEDIGCAAVMPLGSPIGTGLGIANPHHIEMIVDAANVPVILDAGIGTASDAALAMELGCDAVLLASAVTRAADPPAMAAAMAAAVTAGHLARHAGRIPKRFWAQASSPAL, from the coding sequence GTGGCTGAGGCCGCGAAGCTCACCATCGCGGGACGGGAATTCGGATCGCGACTGATCCTCGGCACCGGCGGGGCGGCCAATCTCGCCGTGCTGGAACAGGCGCTGATGGCGTCGGGCACCGAACTGACCACCGTCGCGATGCGCCGCGTCGACGCCGAAACCGGCACCGGTGTGCTGGAACTGCTGAACCGCCTCGGGATCAGCCCGCTGCCCAACACCGCGGGGTGCCGCGGTGCCGCCGAGGCGGTGCTCACCGCGCAACTCGGCCGTGAGGCGCTGGGCACCGACTGGGTGAAGCTCGAGGTGATCGCCGACGAACGCACCCTGCTGCCCGATGCCGTCGAACTGGTCCGTGCCGCAGAACAACTCGTCGACGACGGGTTCACCGTGCTGCCGTACACCAACGACGATCCGGTGCTCGCCCGGCGGCTGGAGGACATCGGGTGTGCCGCGGTCATGCCGTTGGGGTCGCCCATCGGGACCGGGTTGGGGATCGCCAACCCGCACCACATCGAGATGATCGTCGACGCCGCGAACGTGCCGGTGATCCTCGACGCCGGTATCGGCACCGCCAGCGACGCCGCGCTGGCGATGGAGTTGGGTTGTGACGCAGTGTTGTTGGCCAGTGCGGTGACCCGGGCCGCCGACCCGCCGGCGATGGCCGCCGCGATGGCCGCCGCCGTGACCGCAGGACACCTGGCCCGCCACGCCGGCCGCATCCCGAAGCGGTTCTGGGCGCAGGCGTCGAGTCCTGCGCTGTGA